From a single Larimichthys crocea isolate SSNF chromosome XIII, L_crocea_2.0, whole genome shotgun sequence genomic region:
- the ehmt2 gene encoding histone-lysine N-methyltransferase EHMT2 isoform X4: MSASETTTKEPPEGNDSETPAGPLAGPSQVNEENSKLADNAASTSAAVAKKTEPMGGMSSMLSSQQPGKDASGENGEKWSPASSPKKPAAGHAAKSLPSMSSPSTSSPSTSSVLSPGRAKMSVSGPGSSKSVPAPGPSSSSSSSSSSATASSAPSSAPPKIHRARKTMNRPPPGQMSHIEGPVTPSGSSACLSSDAETASKRRKLGHLSDSTPAKSEIVPDKAQTVEETLFHKKVEPVNKSTTEKSNGSVGKSEEEKNQISSPSTRDSKKSEDGGAEARQHAKDIEGSVNMSDHSSESETQRAGQSRNESEESSWPQSDQDKERNTADVVETVGAGRSAEYTEVPLGALDIAAADSLTLSPHHEGSDAGDTERLEELPLCSCRMEAPRVDSTSHRVSRQCMATESINGELRACTNRTIKGETMRPSSRVSLMVLCDVHRSHMVKHHCCPGCGYFCIAGTFLECCPDQRIAHRFHRGCVTVLGGGRSRANGGGMLFCPHCGEDASEAQEVTIPSFSSATTSATTVVTMSASSTTTPSLPPSAPTAPSLAASTGGMKDGKMPERPVSARMRSHGLVTLALEQQQPPSQPVAAAATVATVPPAEEGVDSVGPSLCMPNGKPISPSALPPGPSRAALQKAILTQDTERKKKLRFHPRQLYPAAKQGEVQRVLLMLMEGIDPTYQPDSQNRRSALHAAAQRGLLEVCYMLIQAGAQVDAQDKDLRTPLLEAIINNHIEVARYLFQNGACVYHVEEDGYTGLHHAAKLGNLEIVNMLLETGQVDVNAQDSGGWTPIIWAAEHKHVEVIKSLLNRGADVTINDKELNVCLHWAAYAGNVDIAELVLNSGCSLASVNMHGDTPLHIAAREGYLECVTLFLSRGADIDIMNREGDTPLTLARADTPVWVALQINRKLRRGITNRMLRTERIICSDVAQGYENVPIPCVNAVDDEGCPSDYKYVSENCETSAMNIDRNITHLQHCSCTDDCSSSNCLCGQLSIRCWYDKDQRLLQEFNKIEPPLIFECNMACSCYRTCKNRVVQAGIKVRLQLYRTEKMGWGVRALQDIPQGSFICEYVGELISDAEADVREDDSYLFDLDNKDGEVYCIDARYYGNISRFINHLCDPNLIPVRVFMLHQDLRFPRIAFFSSRDILSGQELGFDYGDRFWDIKSKYFTCQCGSEKCKHSAEAIALEQSRLARLESCPESGADCGVTMLGNS, from the exons ATGTCGGCATCTGAGACAACGACAAAG gagCCTCCTGAAGGAAATGACTCAGAAACACCCGCAGGTCCATTAGCCGGACCAAGTCAAGTAAACGAAG AGAACTCTAAACTTGCAGATAATGCAGCCTCCACCTCAGCTGCTGTTGCCAAGAAGACAGAGCCCATGGGTGGGATGTCGTCAATGTTGTCATCACAGCAGCCAGGGAAAGACGCTTCTGGAGAGAATGGAGAGAAATGGTCACCCGCCTCCTCCCCAAAGAAACCTGCTGCAG GACACGCAGCAAAGTCCCTTCCATCAATGTCCTCTCCGTCTACATCCTCTCCGTCTACGTCTTCAGTGTTATCACCTGGTCGAGCAAAGATGAGTGTTTCTGGTCCTGGAAGCAGTAAATCCGTCCCAGCACCTggtccttcctcttcttcttcttcatcttcctcctctgccacagcttcctcagctccttcttctgcCCCACCCAAGATCCACAGAGCCCGCAAGACCATGAACAGGCCTCCACCAGGACAG ATGAGCCACATTGAGGGACCCGTGACACCTTCAGGATCCTCCGCCTGCCTTTCCTCTGATGCTGAAACTG CttccaaaagaagaaaactgggTCATTTATCTGACAGCACACCTGCAAAGTCTGAGATTGTTCCAGACAAAGCTCAAACTGTG GAAGAGACGTTATTCCATAAAAAAGTGGAGCCtgtaaacaaaagcacaacGGAGAAAAGCAACGGCAGTGTGGGGAagtcagaggaggaaaaaaatcagatttccaGTCCATCCACACGGGATTCAAAAAAG TCTGAAGATGGTGGAGCAGAGGCAAGGCAGCACGCTAAAGACATAGAGGGGTCAGTGAACATGTCAGATCAT AGCTCAGAgtctgagacacagagagccGGCCAGAGTAGAAATGAGAGCGAGGAGTCTTCATGGCCTCAGTCGGAccaggacaaagagagaaacacagctgaTGTGGTGGAGACAGTGGGAG CAGGAAGGTCTGCTGAGTACACAGAGGTTCCCTTGGGTGCTCTGGacattgctgctgctgacagtcTGACACTTTCTCCTCATCATG aaGGAAGTGATGCAGGAGACACGGAGCGGCTGGAAGAACTCCCTCTGTGCAGTTGCAGGATGGAGGCTCCTCGAGTTGACAGCACCAGCCACCGCGTCAGTAGACAGTGTATGGCCACTGAGAGCATCAACGGAGAG CTGAGGGCTTGTACCAATCGGACTATAAAAGGGGAGACCATGCGGCCGTCCAGCCGAGTGTCCCTCATGGTGCTCTGTGACGTCCATCGCTCACACATGGTCAAACACCACTGCTGCCCTGGGTGTGGATACTTCTGCATAGCG GGCACATTTCTTGAGTGCTGCCCAGACCAGCGCATCGCTCACCGTTTCCACCGGGGTTGTGTGACGGTGTTGGGCGGTGGGCGCAGCAGAGCAAATGGTGGCGGTATGCTTTTCTGCCCCCACTGTGGTGAAGATGCCTCCGAGGCCCAGGAGGTCACCATCCCCTCCTTTAGCTCAGCCACAACCTCCGCAACCACCGTCGTCACCATGTCGGCCTCGTCCACCACCACCCCGTCTCTGCCACCATCTGCGCCCACGGCACCCTCACTCGCCGCCTCGACGGGGGGGATGAAGGACGGGAAGATGCCTGAAAGACCTGTCAG TGCACGTATGCGTAGCCATGGCTTGGTAACACTGGCattagagcagcagcagccgccgtCACAGCCTGTAGCCGCGGCAGCAACTGTGGCCACTGTCCCCCCAGCAGAGGAAGGAGTGGACAGCGTGGGACCGTCTCTCTGTATGCCAAATGGGAAACCCATCAGCCCCAGCGCACTTCCACCAGGGCCCAGCAGGGCGGCGCTGCAGAAAGCCATTCtcacacaggacacagagaG gaagaagaaactgagATTCCACCCCCGTCAGCTTTACCCTGCTGCCAAACAAGGAGAGGTGCAGAGAGTTCTGCTCATGTTGA TGGAGGGCATAGATCCAACATACCAGCCGGACTCTCAGAACAGGCGCTCTGCTCTACAtgctgcagctcagagaggtCTGCTGGAAGTCTGCTATATGCTCATACAG GCCGGCGCTCAGGTGGATGCACAGGACAAAGACCTGAGGACCCCTTTGTTGGAAGCAATCATCAACAATCACATTGAGGTGGCTCGCTACCTGTTCCAGAACGGCGCCTGTGTCTATCATGTC GAGGAGGATGGATATACTGGCCTCCACCACGCAGCCAAGCTGGGAAACCTGGAAATTGTCAACATGCTTTTGGAAACGGGGCAGGTTGATGTAAATGCACAG GACAGCGGTGGCTGGACGCCGATCATCTGGGCTGCAGAGCACAAACATGTAGAGGTGATAAAATCGCTGTTGAACAGAGGAGCTGATGTCACCATTAATGATAAA GAGCTGAATGTATGTCTGCACTGGGCGGCATATGCAGGAAATGTGGATATAGCAGAGCTGGTGTTGAACTCTGGCTGCTCGCTCGCCTCAGTCAATATGCATGGAGACACGCCGCTCCACATCGCCGCCAGAGAGGGTTATTTGGAATGTGTTAC TTTGTTCCTGTCCAGAGGTGCAGACATTGACATTATGAACAGGGAAGGAGACACTCCTCTGACTCTCGCACGGGCCGACACACCGGTGTGGGTGGCTCTCCAGATCAACAGGAAGCTGAGGAGGGGAATAACCAATCGCATGCTTCGGACTGAAAGAATCATCTGCAG TGACGTTGCGCAGGGCTACGAGAACGTACCGATTCCCTGTGTGAATGCAGTGGATGACGAGGGCTGTCCGTCAGACTACAAATATGTTTCAGAAAACTGTGAAACTTCAGCAATGAACATCGACCGCAATATAACACACTTACAG CACTGTAGCTGCACTGATGACTGCTCATCTAGTAACTGCCTCTGTGGACAGCTCAGTATCCGCTGCTGGTACGACAAG GATCAGCGGCTGCTCCAGGAGTTCAACAAAATTGAACCTCCACTCATATTTGAATGCAACATGGCGTGTTCCTGTTACCGAACATGCAAGAACCGTGTGGTGCAGGCAGGCATTAA agTTCGTCTTCAGCTCTACAGGACAGAGAAGATGGGCTGGGGGGTTCGAGCTCTGCAGGATATACCCCAGGGAAGCTTCATCTGCGA ATACGTCGGGGAGCTGATCTCCGATGCAGAGGCAGATGTTCGAGAAGACGACTCATACCTGTTTGACCTCGACAACAAG
- the ehmt2 gene encoding histone-lysine N-methyltransferase EHMT2 isoform X5: MSASETTTKEPPEGNDSETPAGPLAGPSQVNEDNAASTSAAVAKKTEPMGGMSSMLSSQQPGKDASGENGEKWSPASSPKKPAAGHAAKSLPSMSSPSTSSPSTSSVLSPGRAKMSVSGPGSSKSVPAPGPSSSSSSSSSSATASSAPSSAPPKIHRARKTMNRPPPGQMSHIEGPVTPSGSSACLSSDAETASKRRKLGHLSDSTPAKSEIVPDKAQTVEETLFHKKVEPVNKSTTEKSNGSVGKSEEEKNQISSPSTRDSKKSEDGGAEARQHAKDIEGSVNMSDHSSESETQRAGQSRNESEESSWPQSDQDKERNTADVVETVGAGRSAEYTEVPLGALDIAAADSLTLSPHHEGSDAGDTERLEELPLCSCRMEAPRVDSTSHRVSRQCMATESINGELRACTNRTIKGETMRPSSRVSLMVLCDVHRSHMVKHHCCPGCGYFCIAGTFLECCPDQRIAHRFHRGCVTVLGGGRSRANGGGMLFCPHCGEDASEAQEVTIPSFSSATTSATTVVTMSASSTTTPSLPPSAPTAPSLAASTGGMKDGKMPERPVSARMRSHGLVTLALEQQQPPSQPVAAAATVATVPPAEEGVDSVGPSLCMPNGKPISPSALPPGPSRAALQKAILTQDTERKKKLRFHPRQLYPAAKQGEVQRVLLMLMEGIDPTYQPDSQNRRSALHAAAQRGLLEVCYMLIQAGAQVDAQDKDLRTPLLEAIINNHIEVARYLFQNGACVYHVEEDGYTGLHHAAKLGNLEIVNMLLETGQVDVNAQDSGGWTPIIWAAEHKHVEVIKSLLNRGADVTINDKSHLSSQELNVCLHWAAYAGNVDIAELVLNSGCSLASVNMHGDTPLHIAAREGYLECVTLFLSRGADIDIMNREGDTPLTLARADTPVWVALQINRKLRRGITNRMLRTERIICSDVAQGYENVPIPCVNAVDDEGCPSDYKYVSENCETSAMNIDRNITHLQHCSCTDDCSSSNCLCGQLSIRCWYDKDQRLLQEFNKIEPPLIFECNMACSCYRTCKNRVVQAGIKVRLQLYRTEKMGWGVRALQDIPQGSFICEYVGELISDAEADVREDDSYLFDLDNKDGEVYCIDARYYGNISRFINHLCDPNLIPVRVFMLHQDLRFPRIAFFSSRDILSGQELGFDYGDRFWDIKSKYFTCQCGSEKCKHSAEAIALEQSRLARLESCPESGADCGVTMLGNS; the protein is encoded by the exons ATGTCGGCATCTGAGACAACGACAAAG gagCCTCCTGAAGGAAATGACTCAGAAACACCCGCAGGTCCATTAGCCGGACCAAGTCAAGTAAACGAAG ATAATGCAGCCTCCACCTCAGCTGCTGTTGCCAAGAAGACAGAGCCCATGGGTGGGATGTCGTCAATGTTGTCATCACAGCAGCCAGGGAAAGACGCTTCTGGAGAGAATGGAGAGAAATGGTCACCCGCCTCCTCCCCAAAGAAACCTGCTGCAG GACACGCAGCAAAGTCCCTTCCATCAATGTCCTCTCCGTCTACATCCTCTCCGTCTACGTCTTCAGTGTTATCACCTGGTCGAGCAAAGATGAGTGTTTCTGGTCCTGGAAGCAGTAAATCCGTCCCAGCACCTggtccttcctcttcttcttcttcatcttcctcctctgccacagcttcctcagctccttcttctgcCCCACCCAAGATCCACAGAGCCCGCAAGACCATGAACAGGCCTCCACCAGGACAG ATGAGCCACATTGAGGGACCCGTGACACCTTCAGGATCCTCCGCCTGCCTTTCCTCTGATGCTGAAACTG CttccaaaagaagaaaactgggTCATTTATCTGACAGCACACCTGCAAAGTCTGAGATTGTTCCAGACAAAGCTCAAACTGTG GAAGAGACGTTATTCCATAAAAAAGTGGAGCCtgtaaacaaaagcacaacGGAGAAAAGCAACGGCAGTGTGGGGAagtcagaggaggaaaaaaatcagatttccaGTCCATCCACACGGGATTCAAAAAAG TCTGAAGATGGTGGAGCAGAGGCAAGGCAGCACGCTAAAGACATAGAGGGGTCAGTGAACATGTCAGATCAT AGCTCAGAgtctgagacacagagagccGGCCAGAGTAGAAATGAGAGCGAGGAGTCTTCATGGCCTCAGTCGGAccaggacaaagagagaaacacagctgaTGTGGTGGAGACAGTGGGAG CAGGAAGGTCTGCTGAGTACACAGAGGTTCCCTTGGGTGCTCTGGacattgctgctgctgacagtcTGACACTTTCTCCTCATCATG aaGGAAGTGATGCAGGAGACACGGAGCGGCTGGAAGAACTCCCTCTGTGCAGTTGCAGGATGGAGGCTCCTCGAGTTGACAGCACCAGCCACCGCGTCAGTAGACAGTGTATGGCCACTGAGAGCATCAACGGAGAG CTGAGGGCTTGTACCAATCGGACTATAAAAGGGGAGACCATGCGGCCGTCCAGCCGAGTGTCCCTCATGGTGCTCTGTGACGTCCATCGCTCACACATGGTCAAACACCACTGCTGCCCTGGGTGTGGATACTTCTGCATAGCG GGCACATTTCTTGAGTGCTGCCCAGACCAGCGCATCGCTCACCGTTTCCACCGGGGTTGTGTGACGGTGTTGGGCGGTGGGCGCAGCAGAGCAAATGGTGGCGGTATGCTTTTCTGCCCCCACTGTGGTGAAGATGCCTCCGAGGCCCAGGAGGTCACCATCCCCTCCTTTAGCTCAGCCACAACCTCCGCAACCACCGTCGTCACCATGTCGGCCTCGTCCACCACCACCCCGTCTCTGCCACCATCTGCGCCCACGGCACCCTCACTCGCCGCCTCGACGGGGGGGATGAAGGACGGGAAGATGCCTGAAAGACCTGTCAG TGCACGTATGCGTAGCCATGGCTTGGTAACACTGGCattagagcagcagcagccgccgtCACAGCCTGTAGCCGCGGCAGCAACTGTGGCCACTGTCCCCCCAGCAGAGGAAGGAGTGGACAGCGTGGGACCGTCTCTCTGTATGCCAAATGGGAAACCCATCAGCCCCAGCGCACTTCCACCAGGGCCCAGCAGGGCGGCGCTGCAGAAAGCCATTCtcacacaggacacagagaG gaagaagaaactgagATTCCACCCCCGTCAGCTTTACCCTGCTGCCAAACAAGGAGAGGTGCAGAGAGTTCTGCTCATGTTGA TGGAGGGCATAGATCCAACATACCAGCCGGACTCTCAGAACAGGCGCTCTGCTCTACAtgctgcagctcagagaggtCTGCTGGAAGTCTGCTATATGCTCATACAG GCCGGCGCTCAGGTGGATGCACAGGACAAAGACCTGAGGACCCCTTTGTTGGAAGCAATCATCAACAATCACATTGAGGTGGCTCGCTACCTGTTCCAGAACGGCGCCTGTGTCTATCATGTC GAGGAGGATGGATATACTGGCCTCCACCACGCAGCCAAGCTGGGAAACCTGGAAATTGTCAACATGCTTTTGGAAACGGGGCAGGTTGATGTAAATGCACAG GACAGCGGTGGCTGGACGCCGATCATCTGGGCTGCAGAGCACAAACATGTAGAGGTGATAAAATCGCTGTTGAACAGAGGAGCTGATGTCACCATTAATGATAAA TCCCATCTTTCCTCTCAGGAGCTGAATGTATGTCTGCACTGGGCGGCATATGCAGGAAATGTGGATATAGCAGAGCTGGTGTTGAACTCTGGCTGCTCGCTCGCCTCAGTCAATATGCATGGAGACACGCCGCTCCACATCGCCGCCAGAGAGGGTTATTTGGAATGTGTTAC TTTGTTCCTGTCCAGAGGTGCAGACATTGACATTATGAACAGGGAAGGAGACACTCCTCTGACTCTCGCACGGGCCGACACACCGGTGTGGGTGGCTCTCCAGATCAACAGGAAGCTGAGGAGGGGAATAACCAATCGCATGCTTCGGACTGAAAGAATCATCTGCAG TGACGTTGCGCAGGGCTACGAGAACGTACCGATTCCCTGTGTGAATGCAGTGGATGACGAGGGCTGTCCGTCAGACTACAAATATGTTTCAGAAAACTGTGAAACTTCAGCAATGAACATCGACCGCAATATAACACACTTACAG CACTGTAGCTGCACTGATGACTGCTCATCTAGTAACTGCCTCTGTGGACAGCTCAGTATCCGCTGCTGGTACGACAAG GATCAGCGGCTGCTCCAGGAGTTCAACAAAATTGAACCTCCACTCATATTTGAATGCAACATGGCGTGTTCCTGTTACCGAACATGCAAGAACCGTGTGGTGCAGGCAGGCATTAA agTTCGTCTTCAGCTCTACAGGACAGAGAAGATGGGCTGGGGGGTTCGAGCTCTGCAGGATATACCCCAGGGAAGCTTCATCTGCGA ATACGTCGGGGAGCTGATCTCCGATGCAGAGGCAGATGTTCGAGAAGACGACTCATACCTGTTTGACCTCGACAACAAG
- the ehmt2 gene encoding histone-lysine N-methyltransferase EHMT2 isoform X2, with protein sequence MSASETTTKEPPEGNDSETPAGPLAGPSQVNEENSKLADNAASTSAAVAKKTEPMGGMSSMLSSQQPGKDASGENGEKWSPASSPKKPAAGHAAKSLPSMSSPSTSSPSTSSVLSPGRAKMSVSGPGSSKSVPAPGPSSSSSSSSSSATASSAPSSAPPKIHRARKTMNRPPPGQMSHIEGPVTPSGSSACLSSDAETASKRRKLGHLSDSTPAKSEIVPDKAQTVEETLFHKKVEPVNKSTTEKSNGSVGKSEEEKNQISSPSTRDSKKSEDGGAEARQHAKDIEGSVNMSDHSSESETQRAGQSRNESEESSWPQSDQDKERNTADVVETVGGRSAEYTEVPLGALDIAAADSLTLSPHHEGSDAGDTERLEELPLCSCRMEAPRVDSTSHRVSRQCMATESINGELRACTNRTIKGETMRPSSRVSLMVLCDVHRSHMVKHHCCPGCGYFCIAGTFLECCPDQRIAHRFHRGCVTVLGGGRSRANGGGMLFCPHCGEDASEAQEVTIPSFSSATTSATTVVTMSASSTTTPSLPPSAPTAPSLAASTGGMKDGKMPERPVSARMRSHGLVTLALEQQQPPSQPVAAAATVATVPPAEEGVDSVGPSLCMPNGKPISPSALPPGPSRAALQKAILTQDTERKKKLRFHPRQLYPAAKQGEVQRVLLMLMEGIDPTYQPDSQNRRSALHAAAQRGLLEVCYMLIQAGAQVDAQDKDLRTPLLEAIINNHIEVARYLFQNGACVYHVEEDGYTGLHHAAKLGNLEIVNMLLETGQVDVNAQDSGGWTPIIWAAEHKHVEVIKSLLNRGADVTINDKSHLSSQELNVCLHWAAYAGNVDIAELVLNSGCSLASVNMHGDTPLHIAAREGYLECVTLFLSRGADIDIMNREGDTPLTLARADTPVWVALQINRKLRRGITNRMLRTERIICSDVAQGYENVPIPCVNAVDDEGCPSDYKYVSENCETSAMNIDRNITHLQHCSCTDDCSSSNCLCGQLSIRCWYDKDQRLLQEFNKIEPPLIFECNMACSCYRTCKNRVVQAGIKVRLQLYRTEKMGWGVRALQDIPQGSFICEYVGELISDAEADVREDDSYLFDLDNKDGEVYCIDARYYGNISRFINHLCDPNLIPVRVFMLHQDLRFPRIAFFSSRDILSGQELGFDYGDRFWDIKSKYFTCQCGSEKCKHSAEAIALEQSRLARLESCPESGADCGVTMLGNS encoded by the exons ATGTCGGCATCTGAGACAACGACAAAG gagCCTCCTGAAGGAAATGACTCAGAAACACCCGCAGGTCCATTAGCCGGACCAAGTCAAGTAAACGAAG AGAACTCTAAACTTGCAGATAATGCAGCCTCCACCTCAGCTGCTGTTGCCAAGAAGACAGAGCCCATGGGTGGGATGTCGTCAATGTTGTCATCACAGCAGCCAGGGAAAGACGCTTCTGGAGAGAATGGAGAGAAATGGTCACCCGCCTCCTCCCCAAAGAAACCTGCTGCAG GACACGCAGCAAAGTCCCTTCCATCAATGTCCTCTCCGTCTACATCCTCTCCGTCTACGTCTTCAGTGTTATCACCTGGTCGAGCAAAGATGAGTGTTTCTGGTCCTGGAAGCAGTAAATCCGTCCCAGCACCTggtccttcctcttcttcttcttcatcttcctcctctgccacagcttcctcagctccttcttctgcCCCACCCAAGATCCACAGAGCCCGCAAGACCATGAACAGGCCTCCACCAGGACAG ATGAGCCACATTGAGGGACCCGTGACACCTTCAGGATCCTCCGCCTGCCTTTCCTCTGATGCTGAAACTG CttccaaaagaagaaaactgggTCATTTATCTGACAGCACACCTGCAAAGTCTGAGATTGTTCCAGACAAAGCTCAAACTGTG GAAGAGACGTTATTCCATAAAAAAGTGGAGCCtgtaaacaaaagcacaacGGAGAAAAGCAACGGCAGTGTGGGGAagtcagaggaggaaaaaaatcagatttccaGTCCATCCACACGGGATTCAAAAAAG TCTGAAGATGGTGGAGCAGAGGCAAGGCAGCACGCTAAAGACATAGAGGGGTCAGTGAACATGTCAGATCAT AGCTCAGAgtctgagacacagagagccGGCCAGAGTAGAAATGAGAGCGAGGAGTCTTCATGGCCTCAGTCGGAccaggacaaagagagaaacacagctgaTGTGGTGGAGACAGTGGGAG GAAGGTCTGCTGAGTACACAGAGGTTCCCTTGGGTGCTCTGGacattgctgctgctgacagtcTGACACTTTCTCCTCATCATG aaGGAAGTGATGCAGGAGACACGGAGCGGCTGGAAGAACTCCCTCTGTGCAGTTGCAGGATGGAGGCTCCTCGAGTTGACAGCACCAGCCACCGCGTCAGTAGACAGTGTATGGCCACTGAGAGCATCAACGGAGAG CTGAGGGCTTGTACCAATCGGACTATAAAAGGGGAGACCATGCGGCCGTCCAGCCGAGTGTCCCTCATGGTGCTCTGTGACGTCCATCGCTCACACATGGTCAAACACCACTGCTGCCCTGGGTGTGGATACTTCTGCATAGCG GGCACATTTCTTGAGTGCTGCCCAGACCAGCGCATCGCTCACCGTTTCCACCGGGGTTGTGTGACGGTGTTGGGCGGTGGGCGCAGCAGAGCAAATGGTGGCGGTATGCTTTTCTGCCCCCACTGTGGTGAAGATGCCTCCGAGGCCCAGGAGGTCACCATCCCCTCCTTTAGCTCAGCCACAACCTCCGCAACCACCGTCGTCACCATGTCGGCCTCGTCCACCACCACCCCGTCTCTGCCACCATCTGCGCCCACGGCACCCTCACTCGCCGCCTCGACGGGGGGGATGAAGGACGGGAAGATGCCTGAAAGACCTGTCAG TGCACGTATGCGTAGCCATGGCTTGGTAACACTGGCattagagcagcagcagccgccgtCACAGCCTGTAGCCGCGGCAGCAACTGTGGCCACTGTCCCCCCAGCAGAGGAAGGAGTGGACAGCGTGGGACCGTCTCTCTGTATGCCAAATGGGAAACCCATCAGCCCCAGCGCACTTCCACCAGGGCCCAGCAGGGCGGCGCTGCAGAAAGCCATTCtcacacaggacacagagaG gaagaagaaactgagATTCCACCCCCGTCAGCTTTACCCTGCTGCCAAACAAGGAGAGGTGCAGAGAGTTCTGCTCATGTTGA TGGAGGGCATAGATCCAACATACCAGCCGGACTCTCAGAACAGGCGCTCTGCTCTACAtgctgcagctcagagaggtCTGCTGGAAGTCTGCTATATGCTCATACAG GCCGGCGCTCAGGTGGATGCACAGGACAAAGACCTGAGGACCCCTTTGTTGGAAGCAATCATCAACAATCACATTGAGGTGGCTCGCTACCTGTTCCAGAACGGCGCCTGTGTCTATCATGTC GAGGAGGATGGATATACTGGCCTCCACCACGCAGCCAAGCTGGGAAACCTGGAAATTGTCAACATGCTTTTGGAAACGGGGCAGGTTGATGTAAATGCACAG GACAGCGGTGGCTGGACGCCGATCATCTGGGCTGCAGAGCACAAACATGTAGAGGTGATAAAATCGCTGTTGAACAGAGGAGCTGATGTCACCATTAATGATAAA TCCCATCTTTCCTCTCAGGAGCTGAATGTATGTCTGCACTGGGCGGCATATGCAGGAAATGTGGATATAGCAGAGCTGGTGTTGAACTCTGGCTGCTCGCTCGCCTCAGTCAATATGCATGGAGACACGCCGCTCCACATCGCCGCCAGAGAGGGTTATTTGGAATGTGTTAC TTTGTTCCTGTCCAGAGGTGCAGACATTGACATTATGAACAGGGAAGGAGACACTCCTCTGACTCTCGCACGGGCCGACACACCGGTGTGGGTGGCTCTCCAGATCAACAGGAAGCTGAGGAGGGGAATAACCAATCGCATGCTTCGGACTGAAAGAATCATCTGCAG TGACGTTGCGCAGGGCTACGAGAACGTACCGATTCCCTGTGTGAATGCAGTGGATGACGAGGGCTGTCCGTCAGACTACAAATATGTTTCAGAAAACTGTGAAACTTCAGCAATGAACATCGACCGCAATATAACACACTTACAG CACTGTAGCTGCACTGATGACTGCTCATCTAGTAACTGCCTCTGTGGACAGCTCAGTATCCGCTGCTGGTACGACAAG GATCAGCGGCTGCTCCAGGAGTTCAACAAAATTGAACCTCCACTCATATTTGAATGCAACATGGCGTGTTCCTGTTACCGAACATGCAAGAACCGTGTGGTGCAGGCAGGCATTAA agTTCGTCTTCAGCTCTACAGGACAGAGAAGATGGGCTGGGGGGTTCGAGCTCTGCAGGATATACCCCAGGGAAGCTTCATCTGCGA ATACGTCGGGGAGCTGATCTCCGATGCAGAGGCAGATGTTCGAGAAGACGACTCATACCTGTTTGACCTCGACAACAAG